CTGGGCCGGATGTGTCATGCCGTTTGAATACAGCACGATCAGGCCCTTATTTTTATGTTGGGCAAGGGAGATGGGAAGATCCGCAACCTGTATGTTAATTGCGGATCGGATATGAAATTGAGTAAATTCCGCCGGCGTTCTTATATCTACCAGCATAATTGATGGATCTCCCGCAAGCAGGCGATTTGCCAGTTCCTGTGGTTCGATGTGATCTAATCCTTTTTGCAGACTATCCAGCAACACAGTCTCCTGTGCTGCTTTTGTACAAGATGATATCGACATCGCCTGCTGTCCGGACACTGTAAACAGGCCGAATGCGCCCACGATTAACACGGCACTGAATGTCTTCAGAAACGGCGTTCCCCATCGTTCACCCTTGCCGTGTCGTTTCTTTTCGATATATTCCGATCCCCAAAAACAACCAACAGCAATCAGCGTGAGGAAAAAGGCAAAGCTTGCTTCGGAAACACCCATACTGTCGTATGCAAAAATAACCCCTCGGTCTGCAGTTGTAATCGAATCTAAGAGCGGGTATACTTCGTTGTAAAGCATGCTGCCGACTGCTGCTCCAATGAGAAAAACCAGTGCGTCGATCTTTCCCGATGCGAGCCCAACAGCGCCTGTGCCCGGGCACCATCCGCTCATAACAAACCCGGCACCGAAAAGCACCCCTCCTACGATTTGTGCCGCAAAGAGCGTATGCAGAAAGTAGACGTTCTCAAGCGTTATCCAGCCAAAGCCTTTAGCGTAACAAATGCCTATCATGGCTACAATCACTGCCGTGAACATGACTTTCAGCACGGTCATATCACGGAAGTAAAAAATACCTGCCAGGCGTCGCGAGCTGCCAAATCCGGCCTGTTCCAATGCCACACCAAATGCGATGCCAATGAGCAGACTTGCCAGAAAAGCGGCAGGTGTATTCAGAGTTCCGCTTCCAAAGAAAGTTTCAATCATCCCATTGCCTCCTTACAAACCATGCGATGGAGTAACCGCCTGCAAACATAAAGATAAGAAAGAGCAAGCTTCCTGTAATGAGTGCAGCGCTGCCGGTTAGGGCTTGTCCTGAAGTACATCCGTTAGCAAGACGACTTGCGAAGCCGGCGATGATACCACCGGCCAAAGCAAAAAGAAGACGCTTTCGGGGCGAACATTTGGCGCCGCGTTCTACTTTGACATCGCAGCGATTAGCCAGCAATGCCGAAATCAACCCTCCAAAAAACACGCCAGCCAGCATAAAGACAAGATAGTATTTAAGCGGATGTTGGCCCCAGCTTCCAAAATATTCACTGGCCAGCGTTCGTGCCGGGGCGACTGATAATTCGAAATATGCCCCCACCCGTGCGATGCCTGAGGAGGCACCAAGCCCAGCTCCTAAGATCAGGTATGACAGCAAAAGGGTTATTCCGAGCATAACCCCTGCAAAATAGGGGTTTATGTAGGCCTTTCGATCTTTGATTTTATCGGTTAAGTTATCATTCATGATCAGCACCCCGCACTTTTCTTTTTCGGTGTTTGCGGTTTTTGTGGAGCAGGTTGAGTTGGAGCTGTCGGAACAAACTGTTGCACCGCAGGGGCGCTGCTCGGAGTAATTGGAACAACTTTAATCGGCTCACCCATCTCTACTGCATTCCAGTATGCATCCAGACCGCCGAATAGGACCTTGATCTGTCTTTTGGTTTTCTGTGAAAGTATGCCTCCTGCCACCATCGCAAGTGATCCGTTCCGATCTACGATCACAAGTGGTCCTGCACCTGTAAGATAGGCAGGATTGTTTATCAGATCGGCAATATCTACATTCTGTGATCCCGGTATGTTGTAATCTTTAAAATGCTCAGCAGGCCGGATGTCAACAATATCGAAGGTGCCTGGCAAGTCCATTAACATGCGTTTGAACTGGGCCGGGTCGATAAGATCCGGTAGTTTTACTACCCTTTTGAGTTGGGCAGAAGCAACCCCTGGTGCCATTGGTTGGATGACCGGCAATCCTGCTTGAATCCAGGCCTCGCTTCCACCTTCCATACTTGCCACCTCCTTGAAACCTCTGCGCTCCAGTAAACCGATTCCCATGCTGCTGCGGTATGCAGAATTGCAAACCGTTACCACCGGTTCCCTGGGGTCCAGTTTAACAGCCAGCTCGCTTAATTGATTTAAAGGCATGTTCACAACATTTCCAATCCGTAAACCCATCCACTCATTTGGCAGGCGGACATCAACAATTACCGGGGCTGTGCCGTTTTGCATTTGTTTATAGAGTTCCTGCGGAGAAATGGGGATATTTTTGTACACAGGCTGTTTTGCAGCATTCCACTTTTCAAACGATAGCGTCCCAGCTATGTCATAGCCGACTCTATACAGACGAAAGCGTGCTTCTTTAATTTCCTCAGAATTGCCGCACAGAACTATTTTACTGCCCCATGGCACCATGATGCCCACCCATGTCTCCAGGCGGCCACGCAGGGCGATATTAACAGAGTTCGGAATGTGTCCTGAGGCAAAACTTTTGGCATCCCGTAAATCAACTATATAAAACCTGGAAGTGTCTGAAAGTTTTGCATTAAGGTATGGGGTTTTTGGCATTGCCGCATTCCAATCTACTGGAGCGGGTCCTTCCCGGTTCATTTTTGCATTGTGCTTGAAATATTGTGGTGCTTCGGGCAGACCCTCAAGCACAGCTGTAATGAAATCGTTTCTGCTCTTATGCTGAAGATAGGGGTTGGTCGCTCTTTCAGTACCAATGGTCGATGAGGGCTCATCTCTTAAGTGAGCACCGCAAAGAGATCCTGCGCCGTGGGCAGGCAGTACTACAACACTATCATCA
This is a stretch of genomic DNA from Pseudomonadota bacterium. It encodes these proteins:
- a CDS encoding YeeE/YedE family protein; its protein translation is MNDNLTDKIKDRKAYINPYFAGVMLGITLLLSYLILGAGLGASSGIARVGAYFELSVAPARTLASEYFGSWGQHPLKYYLVFMLAGVFFGGLISALLANRCDVKVERGAKCSPRKRLLFALAGGIIAGFASRLANGCTSGQALTGSAALITGSLLFLIFMFAGGYSIAWFVRRQWDD
- a CDS encoding MBL fold metallo-hydrolase, with product MFIFRFVTCFLFISFTGFLFQGQASGGAIKDTESASHANTAATQTIVNTYEYAGVKIVQFNLAVLSHHSYMVVSGKDALVVDPDRDIQVYLDTAKKEGWTIKGVFLTHSNADFVAGHIESSKAVGCPVYQNKDSGAQYKIKALSDGQSIPWGEIVLKFLSTPGHTPDGMCALVFSKDNKVSPKAILTGDTLFVGSIGRPDLMGGTVAAATLAGMSYDTWTNKLSKLDDSVVVLPAHGAGSLCGAHLRDEPSSTIGTERATNPYLQHKSRNDFITAVLEGLPEAPQYFKHNAKMNREGPAPVDWNAAMPKTPYLNAKLSDTSRFYIVDLRDAKSFASGHIPNSVNIALRGRLETWVGIMVPWGSKIVLCGNSEEIKEARFRLYRVGYDIAGTLSFEKWNAAKQPVYKNIPISPQELYKQMQNGTAPVIVDVRLPNEWMGLRIGNVVNMPLNQLSELAVKLDPREPVVTVCNSAYRSSMGIGLLERRGFKEVASMEGGSEAWIQAGLPVIQPMAPGVASAQLKRVVKLPDLIDPAQFKRMLMDLPGTFDIVDIRPAEHFKDYNIPGSQNVDIADLINNPAYLTGAGPLVIVDRNGSLAMVAGGILSQKTKRQIKVLFGGLDAYWNAVEMGEPIKVVPITPSSAPAVQQFVPTAPTQPAPQKPQTPKKKSAGC